The Thermosynechococcus sp. HN-54 DNA segment CCAATAGCTTGGCTTTGAGAATAGCAAGGGCTTTTTCCTTGTTTTGCAGTTGCGATCGCTCCTGCGTACAGCGGACGGCCAAGCCTGTTGGTTTGTGGACAATACGCACTGCCGTTTCCACCTTGTTCACGTTTTGCCCCCCCTTGCCACCACTGCGGGAAGTGGTAATCTCCAAATCGCTTTCCGGGATCTCAACCGTAACGGATTGATCTAGTTCCGGCATCACATCCACGCCCGCAAAGCTCGTTTGCCGTTTGCCATTGGCATTAAAGGGAGAAATGCGCACAAGGCGATGGGTACCCTTTTCAGAGCGCAGATAACCATAGGCATAGCGACCGCGAATTTCCAATGTCGCCGATTTGATACCTGCCTCCTCCCCTTCTGATAACTCTGCAAGATGGGTCTGGTAACCGTGGCGCTCTGCCCAGCGGGTGTACATTCGCAGCAACATTTCTGCCCAATCCTGAGCATCAGTTCCGCCAGCACCAGCATTAATTGTGAGAATGGCATTGTTTTTGTCGTAGGAGCCACTAAGGAGTTGTTCTAGTTCCCAGCGACTCAACTGGGCGTCTAAATCCTTGAGCAGCGTGGTCGCCTCTGTCACCAGCCCTTCATCCGGCTCTAGCTCCAGCAGTTCCAGTGCCGTTTCCACGTGTTCAATGGTTTTTTGCCACTGCTGAAGTTGGTTGAGGGCGTCTTTGGCTTCGGTCAACTGCTGGAGCGTGCCTTGGGCGATCGCTTGATCATTCCAGAAGTCGGGCTGCGCGGCGGTGTGCTCAAGGTCGTGAATCTTGGCGTTTAAGGCCGCCGGGTCAAAGATAGTCCTGGGTATGACCCAGGCGATCCCGCAACAAAGAAAAATCGCGTTTGAGCGTACTTAAATCAATCATTCTACG contains these protein-coding regions:
- the prfB gene encoding peptide chain release factor 2 (programmed frameshift) is translated as MIDLSTLKRDFSLLRDRLGHTQDYLDPAALNAKIHDLEHTAAQPDFWNDQAIAQGTLQQLTEAKDALNQLQQWQKTIEHVETALELLELEPDEGLVTEATTLLKDLDAQLSRWELEQLLSGSYDKNNAILTINAGAGGTDAQDWAEMLLRMYTRWAERHGYQTHLAELSEGEEAGIKSATLEIRGRYAYGYLRSEKGTHRLVRISPFNANGKRQTSFAGVDVMPELDQSVTVEIPESDLEITTSRSGGKGGQNVNKVETAVRIVHKPTGLAVRCTQERSQLQNKEKALAILKAKLLVIAQEQKAKEIADIRGDAVEAAWGNQIRNYVFHPYQLVKDLRTEVETTAIQDVLDGDLDPFIQAYLRQQTEEAH